From one Streptomyces sp. Q6 genomic stretch:
- a CDS encoding dihydrodipicolinate synthase family protein produces the protein MTAPTPPTASSFENQRAALADVVAIPVTPFAADGSVDEPALRSLLRRLLDGGVRVLTPNGNTGEFYALSPQERILVTEVTLAEAGERAAILVGVGHDLPTAIDTARHARDHGAHMVMVHQPVHPYVSEGGWVDYHRAIAEAVPEIGVVPYIKNATLSGARLAELGAACPNVIGVKYAVPDAARFAGFARDAGLDRFVWVAGLAEPYAPSYFSAGATGFTSGLVNVEPGISLSMIEALRSGDYPAAMKVWEQIRRFEELRGADASANNVTVVKEALASLGLCRREVRPPSAELPEAERAEVARIAAGWSL, from the coding sequence ATGACAGCCCCCACGCCCCCCACGGCGTCCTCCTTCGAGAATCAGCGGGCCGCGCTCGCCGACGTCGTCGCGATCCCGGTGACCCCGTTCGCCGCCGACGGATCCGTCGACGAGCCGGCGCTGCGCTCGCTGCTGAGGCGTCTGCTCGACGGCGGCGTCCGCGTCCTCACGCCGAACGGCAACACCGGCGAGTTCTACGCCCTCAGCCCCCAGGAGCGGATCCTGGTCACCGAGGTGACCCTCGCCGAGGCGGGGGAGCGGGCCGCGATCCTCGTCGGCGTCGGCCACGACCTGCCGACCGCGATCGACACCGCGCGGCACGCCCGCGACCACGGCGCCCACATGGTGATGGTGCACCAGCCCGTGCACCCGTACGTCTCCGAGGGCGGCTGGGTCGACTACCACCGCGCGATCGCCGAGGCCGTCCCGGAGATCGGCGTCGTGCCCTACATCAAGAACGCCACGCTGTCCGGTGCCCGGCTCGCCGAACTCGGCGCCGCCTGCCCGAACGTCATCGGCGTGAAGTACGCCGTCCCGGACGCCGCGCGCTTCGCGGGCTTCGCCCGGGACGCGGGCCTCGACCGGTTCGTGTGGGTCGCGGGCCTCGCCGAGCCGTACGCGCCCTCGTACTTCTCGGCCGGCGCCACCGGCTTCACCTCCGGACTCGTGAACGTCGAACCGGGCATCTCGCTGTCCATGATCGAAGCGCTTCGATCCGGCGACTACCCGGCCGCCATGAAGGTCTGGGAGCAGATCCGCCGCTTCGAGGAGCTGCGCGGCGCGGACGCCTCCGCCAACAACGTCACCGTCGTCAAGGAGGCCCTCGCCTCCCTCGGCCTGTGCCGCCGCGAAGTCCGCCCGCCCAGCGCGGAATTGCCCGAGGCGGAGCGCGCCGAGGTCGCCCGGATCGCGGCGGGGTGGTCCCTGTGA
- a CDS encoding pectate lyase family protein, protein MPVSVRNRPLQAALACALLALGLGASGSAGAQGRDISRDVLAADDGWAAADGGTTGGAAADDAHVTTVTDRAGLLRALDGGSATPKIIKIAGTLDANVDDRGRHLSCADYATDGYDLKKYLAAYDPRTWGGAGPAGPQEEARAASAARQAERVTFKVGSNTTLVGLGAGAVLKGASLQVANADNVIVRNLDLRDAYDCFPVWQPNTGGLGDWKTAYDTLWLKGATHVWVDHVTASDEGHPDEDEPTYFGRNYLRHDGLIDITNGSDLVTVSWSRLVGHDKAMLIGNGDGVTGDRGKLRVTLHHNAFEGIVQRAPRVRFGQVHLYNNRYVVPADAHDHRYSVGVSTESRIHAENNAFTTPSYVEAADLVKSWNGTALHAEGTLFNGYPVDLVTIYNAYNSGSERDLTTDVGWTPSPSLHGPISSAAQADKDVARGAGTGRIR, encoded by the coding sequence ATGCCGGTATCCGTACGCAACCGCCCCCTCCAGGCCGCCCTCGCCTGCGCCTTGCTGGCCCTCGGGCTCGGCGCCTCCGGATCGGCGGGCGCGCAGGGCCGCGACATCAGCCGTGACGTCCTGGCCGCCGACGACGGCTGGGCCGCGGCCGACGGCGGCACCACCGGCGGCGCCGCGGCCGACGACGCCCACGTCACCACCGTCACCGACCGCGCCGGACTGCTCCGCGCCCTCGACGGCGGCAGCGCCACCCCGAAGATCATCAAGATCGCGGGCACCCTCGACGCCAACGTCGACGACCGCGGCAGGCACCTGTCCTGCGCCGACTACGCCACCGACGGCTACGACCTCAAGAAGTACCTGGCCGCCTACGACCCCCGCACCTGGGGCGGCGCGGGACCGGCCGGCCCCCAGGAGGAGGCCCGCGCCGCGTCCGCCGCACGGCAGGCCGAACGCGTCACCTTCAAGGTCGGCTCCAACACCACGCTCGTCGGCCTGGGCGCGGGCGCCGTGCTCAAGGGCGCGAGCCTCCAGGTCGCCAACGCCGACAACGTCATCGTCCGCAACCTCGACCTGCGCGACGCCTACGACTGCTTCCCCGTCTGGCAGCCCAACACCGGCGGCCTCGGTGACTGGAAGACCGCCTACGACACGCTGTGGCTCAAGGGCGCCACCCACGTGTGGGTCGACCACGTCACCGCCTCCGACGAAGGCCACCCGGACGAGGACGAGCCCACCTACTTCGGCCGCAACTACCTGCGCCACGACGGCCTCATCGACATCACCAACGGCTCCGACCTGGTCACCGTCTCCTGGAGCCGGCTCGTCGGCCACGACAAGGCGATGCTCATCGGCAACGGCGACGGTGTCACCGGCGACCGCGGCAAGCTCCGCGTCACCCTGCACCACAACGCGTTCGAGGGCATCGTGCAGCGCGCCCCGCGCGTCCGCTTCGGCCAGGTCCACCTCTACAACAACCGGTACGTCGTCCCGGCCGACGCCCACGACCACCGCTACAGCGTCGGCGTCTCCACCGAGTCGCGGATCCACGCCGAGAACAACGCCTTCACCACGCCCTCGTACGTCGAGGCCGCCGACCTCGTCAAGAGCTGGAACGGCACCGCGCTGCACGCCGAGGGCACCCTCTTCAACGGCTACCCCGTCGACCTGGTGACCATCTACAACGCCTACAACTCCGGCAGCGAGCGCGATCTGACGACGGACGTCGGCTGGACCCCGTCACCCTCGCTGCACGGCCCGATCAGCAGCGCCGCGCAGGCCGACAAGGACGTGGCGCGCGGCGCGGGGACGGGGAGGATCCGATGA
- a CDS encoding sugar ABC transporter permease, whose protein sequence is MATTTAVAKAPRPEGPPNARKRRSATPKKLPYLLIAPAGLLMLGFIAYPVLNVFYTAFQNENPTKPWRNGFAGWDNFTRIFTEDDQFWSTLAFSGKWVVVEVGLQLLFGLALALIVNQTFVGRALSRAMVFSPWAVSGVLTSAIWVLLYNSQTGITRYLADMGLAEYGSSWLSDPNTVFSAAVVADLWRGVPFFAILILADLQTVSKDLYEAAEVDGASRLQQFFHITLPHLKDAIVLATLLRMVWEFNNVDLLYTLTGGGPAGQTTTLPLYIANISVDAHDFGYASALTTVAFVILLFCSILYLRLSKFGGDDK, encoded by the coding sequence ATGGCAACGACCACCGCCGTGGCCAAAGCACCAAGGCCCGAGGGACCGCCGAACGCGCGCAAGCGCCGCTCGGCCACACCGAAGAAGCTGCCCTACCTGCTCATCGCGCCGGCCGGGCTCCTCATGCTCGGCTTCATCGCGTATCCCGTACTGAACGTCTTCTACACGGCGTTCCAGAACGAGAACCCGACCAAGCCCTGGCGCAACGGATTCGCCGGCTGGGACAACTTCACCCGGATCTTCACCGAGGACGACCAGTTCTGGTCCACGCTCGCCTTCAGCGGCAAGTGGGTCGTCGTCGAGGTCGGCCTCCAGCTGCTCTTCGGCCTCGCGCTCGCCCTCATCGTCAACCAGACGTTCGTCGGCCGCGCCCTGTCGCGCGCCATGGTGTTCTCACCCTGGGCCGTCTCCGGCGTCCTCACCAGCGCCATCTGGGTGCTGCTCTACAACTCCCAGACCGGCATCACCCGTTACCTCGCGGACATGGGCCTCGCCGAGTACGGCTCCAGCTGGCTCTCCGACCCGAACACCGTCTTCTCCGCGGCCGTCGTCGCGGACCTGTGGCGCGGTGTCCCCTTCTTCGCGATCCTCATCCTCGCCGACCTGCAAACGGTCTCGAAGGACCTGTACGAGGCCGCCGAGGTCGACGGCGCCTCGCGCCTCCAGCAGTTCTTCCACATCACGCTGCCGCACCTGAAGGACGCGATCGTCCTCGCCACGCTGCTGCGCATGGTGTGGGAGTTCAACAACGTCGACCTGCTCTACACCCTCACCGGCGGCGGCCCCGCGGGACAGACCACGACACTCCCGCTGTACATCGCCAACATCTCCGTCGACGCACACGACTTCGGCTACGCCTCGGCCCTGACCACCGTGGCCTTCGTGATCCTCCTCTTCTGTTCGATCCTCTACCTCCGGCTCAGCAAGTTCGGGGGCGACGACAAGTGA
- a CDS encoding glycoside hydrolase family 43 protein, translating into MTTAHRTGDLGDGTYRNPILPADWSDPDVVRVGDDFYLTASSFGRVPGLPLLHSRDLVNWTLIGHALDRLEPAEAFASPRHDCGVWAPSIRHHDGRFWIFWGDPDHGVFQINSPSIRGPWTAPHLVKAGKGLIDACPLWDEESGEAYLVHAWARSRSGVKNRLTGHRMSADGRELLDEGRLLIDGDRILGWFTLEGPKLYRHDGWFWILAPAGSVESGWQGAFRSRSFFGPYEERVVLEQGDTAVNGPHQGGWVRTPQADGITDWFLHFQQRGPYGRVVHLQPMRWDAAGWPVMGDDGSPVTVHTKPALPPQPPTAPATDDDFPGGRHGRQWQWTANPRDGWSSSHGGDGLRLACVRSADGVRDLRRVPHLLTQRLPLLPSRVEVDLRLTGTAPGARAGLTVLGDAYSWIGLERGTDGSTHLVHRFAELTAEQERDAAHSREAPHGTARLRIDIADGARCRFSADTGDGFRPSGQVFTALPWRWVGALLGLFAAAPTGESQAGTALFTHFRISTDN; encoded by the coding sequence ATGACCACGGCCCACAGGACAGGTGACCTGGGCGACGGGACCTACCGCAACCCGATCCTGCCCGCCGACTGGTCCGACCCCGACGTGGTCCGCGTCGGCGACGACTTCTACCTCACCGCGTCCAGCTTCGGCCGGGTGCCGGGGCTGCCGCTCCTGCACTCCCGCGACCTCGTCAACTGGACGCTGATCGGGCACGCCCTGGACCGCCTCGAGCCCGCCGAGGCGTTCGCGAGCCCGCGCCACGACTGCGGCGTGTGGGCACCGTCGATCCGCCACCACGACGGCCGGTTCTGGATCTTCTGGGGCGACCCCGACCACGGCGTCTTCCAGATCAACTCCCCCTCCATCAGGGGCCCGTGGACGGCGCCGCACCTCGTCAAGGCGGGCAAGGGCCTCATCGACGCCTGCCCGCTGTGGGACGAGGAGAGCGGCGAGGCGTACCTCGTGCACGCCTGGGCCAGGTCCCGCTCCGGCGTCAAGAACCGGCTCACCGGCCACCGGATGAGCGCCGACGGACGCGAACTCCTCGACGAGGGAAGGCTGTTGATCGACGGGGACCGCATCCTCGGCTGGTTCACCCTCGAAGGACCCAAGCTGTACCGGCACGACGGCTGGTTCTGGATCCTCGCCCCCGCCGGGAGCGTGGAGAGCGGCTGGCAGGGCGCGTTCCGCTCCCGCTCGTTCTTCGGCCCCTACGAGGAACGGGTCGTGCTCGAACAGGGCGACACCGCCGTCAACGGCCCCCACCAGGGCGGCTGGGTGCGCACTCCTCAGGCCGACGGAATCACGGACTGGTTCCTGCACTTCCAGCAGCGCGGCCCGTACGGACGCGTCGTGCACCTCCAGCCGATGCGGTGGGACGCCGCGGGCTGGCCGGTGATGGGCGACGACGGCAGCCCGGTGACCGTGCACACCAAGCCCGCGCTGCCGCCGCAGCCGCCCACCGCCCCCGCCACCGACGACGACTTCCCCGGCGGCCGGCACGGCAGGCAGTGGCAGTGGACCGCCAACCCACGTGACGGGTGGTCGAGTTCGCACGGCGGGGACGGACTCCGGCTGGCCTGCGTGCGCTCCGCCGACGGGGTGCGCGACCTGCGCCGCGTCCCGCACCTGCTCACCCAGCGCCTCCCCCTGCTGCCGTCCCGCGTCGAGGTCGACCTCCGGCTGACCGGCACCGCACCCGGCGCCAGGGCCGGGTTGACCGTGCTCGGCGACGCGTACTCCTGGATCGGTCTGGAGCGCGGCACCGACGGCAGCACCCACCTGGTGCACCGGTTCGCCGAACTCACCGCCGAACAGGAACGCGACGCCGCCCACTCGCGCGAGGCGCCCCACGGGACGGCGCGCCTGCGCATCGACATCGCCGACGGAGCCCGCTGCCGCTTCTCCGCCGACACCGGCGACGGATTCCGGCCCTCGGGCCAGGTGTTCACGGCACTGCCGTGGCGCTGGGTCGGCGCGCTGCTCGGCCTGTTCGCCGCCGCGCCGACCGGTGAGTCGCAGGCCGGTACCGCCCTGTTCACGCACTTCCGGATCAGCACCGACAACTGA
- a CDS encoding pectinesterase family protein, whose amino-acid sequence MHLHRNKRHRTRAVLLALGTAVGLGIAGPAPAGHAAQPAAPPDRLSATPHGFAALAGGTTGGAGGKVVTVTTQADLEKYAAAPEPYIIRVAATITAEPFGANVVVASDKTIVGVGTRGELVQGELHLNPGTSNVIIRNLTIRDSAVAGNWDCKDTDFDGVQMDTADHVWIDHNRFSNICDGQLDIRKDSDYITVSDNRFENNNKTFGIGWTPNVVTKITIDHNWFSGTKQRNPSADNCAYAHLYNNYLTAQADPGDPVWTYGNWSRGKTKMVIENSYYDSVQHPYQADATAELVQRGSILKNTTGRTDAWGTAFAPRDFYAYRLDPAAAVPALVERFSGPQRTIGTSTTLSVPGDYPTVQAAIDAVPEGNDGRITVAVAPGTYREKVYIPASKPKIDLRGTGHDRSDTVIVFDTPAAYGGSTGSATVRIAANDVTARHLTFSNDFDEAAHELSGEQALAMKTTGDRIVFEDTAFLGNQDTLMTDSPKLKQIARVYVRDAYIEGDVDFIYGRATTVIERSVIKALSRGSDTNNGYITAASTWKENPYGFLITDSRIVSDAPAGTFHLGRPWHPGGDPDAVAQVLIRDTELPAAIKASPWTDMSGFSWRDARFSEYRTSGPGADVTADRPQLSDADAAGHTVADYLGGTDGWAPQRH is encoded by the coding sequence ATGCACCTCCACCGCAACAAGCGCCACAGAACCCGCGCCGTCCTTCTCGCGCTCGGTACCGCCGTCGGACTCGGGATCGCCGGACCCGCCCCCGCCGGGCACGCCGCGCAGCCCGCCGCGCCGCCCGACCGGCTCTCCGCCACCCCGCACGGTTTCGCCGCGCTCGCCGGAGGCACCACCGGCGGGGCCGGCGGCAAGGTGGTCACGGTCACCACCCAGGCCGACCTGGAGAAGTACGCCGCCGCCCCGGAGCCGTACATCATCCGGGTGGCCGCCACGATCACGGCCGAGCCGTTCGGCGCGAACGTCGTCGTGGCCTCGGACAAGACGATCGTCGGCGTCGGCACCCGGGGCGAACTCGTCCAGGGCGAACTGCACCTGAACCCCGGCACGAGCAACGTCATCATCCGCAACCTGACGATCCGCGACTCGGCGGTCGCGGGCAACTGGGACTGCAAGGACACCGACTTCGACGGCGTCCAGATGGACACCGCCGACCACGTCTGGATCGACCACAACCGCTTCTCGAACATCTGCGACGGCCAGCTCGACATCCGCAAGGACAGCGACTACATCACCGTCTCCGACAACCGCTTCGAGAACAACAACAAGACGTTCGGCATCGGCTGGACCCCGAACGTCGTCACGAAGATCACCATCGACCACAACTGGTTCAGCGGCACGAAACAGCGCAACCCGTCCGCCGACAACTGCGCCTACGCACACCTCTACAACAACTATCTGACGGCCCAGGCCGACCCCGGCGACCCCGTATGGACGTACGGGAACTGGTCCCGCGGCAAGACCAAGATGGTCATCGAGAACAGCTACTACGACAGCGTCCAGCACCCCTACCAGGCCGACGCCACGGCCGAGTTGGTGCAGCGCGGCTCCATCCTGAAGAACACCACCGGGCGCACCGACGCCTGGGGGACGGCGTTCGCGCCGCGGGACTTCTACGCGTACCGCCTGGACCCGGCGGCGGCCGTGCCCGCGCTGGTCGAGCGGTTCTCGGGGCCGCAGCGGACGATCGGCACGAGCACGACCCTGAGCGTCCCCGGCGACTACCCGACGGTGCAGGCGGCGATCGACGCCGTCCCCGAGGGCAACGACGGGCGGATCACCGTGGCCGTCGCCCCGGGCACGTACCGCGAGAAGGTCTACATCCCCGCGTCGAAGCCGAAAATTGATCTGCGCGGGACTGGACACGACCGGTCCGACACCGTCATCGTCTTCGACACACCGGCCGCGTACGGAGGCTCCACGGGGAGCGCCACGGTCCGGATCGCCGCGAACGACGTGACGGCGCGCCACCTCACCTTCAGCAACGACTTCGACGAGGCGGCGCACGAACTCAGCGGCGAGCAGGCCCTCGCCATGAAGACGACCGGCGACCGCATCGTCTTCGAGGACACGGCCTTCCTGGGCAACCAGGACACCCTGATGACCGACAGCCCCAAGCTGAAGCAGATCGCGCGCGTCTACGTCCGCGACGCGTACATCGAAGGCGACGTCGACTTCATCTACGGCCGCGCCACCACGGTGATCGAGCGCTCCGTGATCAAGGCGCTCAGCCGCGGCTCGGACACCAACAACGGCTACATCACGGCCGCTTCGACCTGGAAGGAGAACCCGTACGGCTTTCTGATCACCGACTCCCGCATCGTGAGCGACGCGCCCGCCGGGACCTTCCACCTCGGCCGGCCCTGGCACCCCGGCGGCGATCCCGACGCCGTCGCCCAGGTCCTGATCCGGGACACCGAACTCCCCGCCGCGATCAAGGCGTCGCCGTGGACCGACATGAGCGGTTTCTCCTGGCGCGACGCCCGCTTCAGCGAGTACCGCACCTCGGGCCCCGGCGCCGACGTCACCGCCGACCGGCCGCAGCTGAGCGACGCGGACGCGGCCGGCCACACCGTCGCCGACTACCTGGGCGGCACCGACGGCTGGGCCCCGCAGCGCCACTGA
- a CDS encoding carbohydrate ABC transporter permease: MAVTDKPQAAHTGTPAGPGGTPARTRKERRAWDEAPRWQIYLPLGVYLVFTLVPFYWMILFALRPAGTTGMLPWPITLDHFEKVWTERSFGVFFQNSLIVGVVTLFMTTLVSLAGGYALARFNFRIKRGFMLALLCSQFVPGALLLVPLFKVFAGIQMINSLGSVIIAETVFQLPLSMILLSNFIKNVPYSLEEAAWVDGCGRFRAFCAIVLPMLRPGLVAVGSFAFVHSWNHFLFALMFLSKQDLQTIPVGLNTLLSADSVDLGALAAGGVIAALPVVIVFAFIQKYLVTGFSAGAVKG; this comes from the coding sequence GTGGCCGTCACCGACAAGCCGCAGGCCGCGCACACCGGCACCCCCGCGGGACCGGGCGGCACGCCCGCCCGGACCCGCAAGGAACGCCGCGCCTGGGACGAGGCGCCCCGCTGGCAGATCTACCTGCCGCTCGGCGTGTACCTCGTCTTCACGCTCGTCCCGTTCTACTGGATGATCCTCTTCGCCCTGCGCCCCGCGGGCACCACCGGCATGCTGCCCTGGCCGATCACCCTCGACCACTTCGAGAAGGTGTGGACCGAGCGAAGCTTCGGCGTCTTCTTCCAGAACAGCCTCATCGTCGGCGTCGTCACGCTGTTCATGACGACCCTCGTCTCGCTGGCCGGCGGCTACGCCCTCGCCCGCTTCAACTTCAGGATCAAGCGGGGCTTCATGCTCGCGCTGCTGTGCTCCCAGTTCGTCCCGGGCGCCCTGCTGCTCGTCCCGCTGTTCAAGGTGTTCGCCGGCATCCAGATGATCAACTCGCTGGGCAGCGTGATCATCGCCGAGACCGTCTTCCAGCTGCCGCTCTCGATGATCCTGCTCAGCAACTTCATCAAGAACGTGCCGTACTCCCTGGAGGAGGCCGCCTGGGTCGACGGCTGCGGACGCTTCCGCGCCTTCTGCGCGATCGTCCTGCCGATGCTGCGGCCCGGCCTCGTCGCCGTCGGCTCCTTCGCCTTCGTGCACAGCTGGAACCACTTCCTGTTCGCCCTGATGTTCCTGTCCAAGCAGGACCTCCAGACCATCCCGGTCGGCCTGAACACCCTGCTCTCCGCCGACTCCGTGGACCTCGGGGCGCTCGCCGCCGGCGGCGTCATCGCCGCGCTCCCCGTCGTGATCGTGTTCGCGTTCATCCAGAAGTACCTCGTCACGGGCTTCAGCGCCGGGGCGGTGAAGGGATGA
- the araD gene encoding L-arabinonate dehydratase: protein MTARRRLAPEELRSHLWYGVEGALRTWSHNARMRQLGYEDEEYRGRPVIAVLNTWSDINPCHVHLRERAEAVKRGVWQAGGFPLEFPVSTLSETYQKPTPMLYRNLLAMETEELLRSYPVDAAVLLGGCDKSTPALLMGATSADVPSVFVPAGPMLPGHWRGETLGSGTDMWKYWDEHRAGNLTDCELRELQGGLARSPGHCMTMGTASTMTAAAEALGMTLPGASSVLAVDSAHERMAAASGRRAVELAWTALKPSEILTPDAFEDAVTTVLGLGGSTNAVIHLIAMAGRARVPLSLDDFDRIARTVPVLANVRPGGQTYLMEDFYFAGGLPAFLSRITDLLHLERPTVNGTLGEQLEGAVVHDDDVIRPRENPVAAEGGVAVLRGNLCPDGAVIKHIAAEQHLLKHTGPAVVFDDYRTMQRTIDDPESGITADSVLVLRNAGPKGGPGMPEYGMLPIPDHLLKQGVRDMVRISDARMSGTSYGTCVLHVAPESYVGGPLALVRTGDSITLDVGSRTLRLNVDDEELELRRSAWTAPPERFERGYGALYNDQITQADTGCDFEFLARPGKAADPYAS from the coding sequence GTGACGGCCCGCCGCAGACTCGCCCCCGAAGAGCTCCGCTCCCACCTGTGGTACGGCGTCGAGGGCGCCCTGCGCACCTGGTCGCACAACGCCCGGATGCGTCAACTCGGCTACGAGGACGAGGAGTACCGGGGCCGCCCGGTGATCGCCGTCCTCAACACCTGGTCCGACATCAACCCCTGCCACGTCCATCTGCGCGAGCGCGCCGAGGCCGTCAAGCGGGGCGTGTGGCAGGCGGGCGGCTTCCCGCTCGAATTCCCCGTCTCCACGCTCTCGGAGACGTACCAGAAGCCGACCCCGATGCTCTACCGCAACCTCCTCGCCATGGAGACGGAGGAGCTGCTCCGCTCCTACCCCGTCGACGCGGCGGTGCTGCTCGGCGGCTGCGACAAGTCGACCCCGGCGCTGCTCATGGGCGCCACCTCCGCCGACGTGCCGTCGGTCTTCGTCCCCGCCGGGCCGATGCTCCCCGGGCACTGGCGCGGCGAGACCCTCGGCTCCGGCACCGACATGTGGAAGTACTGGGACGAGCACCGCGCGGGCAACCTGACCGACTGCGAACTGCGGGAGCTGCAGGGCGGGTTGGCCCGCTCACCCGGTCACTGCATGACCATGGGCACGGCGTCCACGATGACCGCGGCGGCCGAGGCCCTCGGCATGACGCTGCCGGGCGCGTCCTCCGTCCTCGCCGTCGACTCCGCGCACGAGCGGATGGCCGCCGCCTCCGGGCGCCGCGCCGTCGAACTCGCCTGGACCGCGCTCAAGCCCTCCGAGATCCTCACCCCCGACGCCTTCGAGGACGCCGTCACCACGGTCCTCGGGCTCGGCGGCTCCACCAACGCCGTCATCCACCTGATCGCGATGGCCGGACGCGCCCGCGTGCCCCTGTCCCTCGACGACTTCGACCGTATCGCCCGTACCGTCCCGGTCCTCGCGAACGTACGCCCCGGCGGACAGACGTACCTCATGGAGGACTTCTACTTCGCCGGCGGACTGCCCGCCTTCCTCTCCCGGATCACCGACCTGCTGCACCTGGAACGGCCCACGGTGAACGGGACGCTCGGCGAGCAGCTCGAAGGCGCCGTCGTGCACGACGACGACGTGATCCGCCCCCGCGAGAACCCGGTCGCGGCGGAGGGCGGCGTCGCCGTCCTGCGCGGCAACCTCTGCCCCGACGGCGCCGTCATCAAGCACATCGCCGCCGAGCAGCACCTGCTCAAGCACACCGGACCCGCCGTCGTCTTCGACGACTACAGGACGATGCAACGCACCATCGACGACCCGGAGTCGGGCATCACCGCCGACAGCGTCCTGGTGCTGCGCAACGCCGGCCCCAAGGGCGGCCCCGGCATGCCCGAGTACGGCATGCTCCCCATCCCCGACCACCTGCTCAAGCAGGGCGTACGCGACATGGTCCGGATCTCCGACGCCCGGATGAGCGGCACGAGTTACGGGACGTGCGTGCTGCACGTGGCCCCCGAGTCGTACGTCGGCGGACCCCTCGCCCTGGTCCGCACCGGCGACAGCATCACCCTCGACGTCGGCTCGCGCACCCTGCGACTCAACGTGGACGACGAGGAGTTGGAGCTCCGCAGGAGCGCGTGGACGGCGCCGCCCGAGCGGTTCGAGCGCGGGTACGGGGCGCTCTACAACGACCAGATCACCCAGGCCGACACCGGCTGCGACTTCGAGTTCCTGGCCCGGCCGGGCAAGGCCGCCGACCCGTACGCGAGCTGA
- a CDS encoding Gfo/Idh/MocA family oxidoreductase: MSTPVTGAGTAPVPVVLAGARGHGRWHLANLRRLADAGRVTLAGVCELTPLTDEESAGFTGVAQSADLGALLDTTGARVAIVCTPIPTHTDLALIAAERGVHLLLEKPPAPSYGEYRRMADGVAAAGIACQIGFQSLGSHAVPHIRALVRDGLIGEPLGIGAAGAWARDEAYYRRAPWAGRRRFDDGSDVLDGVLTNPLAHAVATALALDGATGADDLTDIRTELFRANAIEADDTSYVELGTRHGSRITVAATLCAERPDEPYVVVHGSRGRITFWYKQDRVLVQRAGHGPEETVHGRTDLLENLLDHLATDGATPLLVTPATTGAFMRVVEAIRRAPDPLALPAEAWSALPGDRDGTVRRVVHGIDGLVAASADTLTGYTGLGAFWARQGLEAAS, encoded by the coding sequence ATGAGTACGCCCGTCACCGGAGCCGGCACCGCACCCGTCCCGGTCGTCCTCGCCGGCGCCCGCGGACACGGCCGCTGGCACCTCGCCAACCTCCGCCGCCTCGCCGACGCGGGCCGCGTCACGCTCGCCGGCGTGTGCGAGCTGACGCCGCTGACCGACGAGGAGTCGGCCGGCTTCACCGGCGTCGCCCAGTCCGCCGACCTCGGCGCGCTCCTCGACACCACCGGCGCCCGCGTCGCGATCGTCTGCACCCCGATCCCCACCCACACCGACCTGGCCCTGATCGCCGCGGAGCGCGGCGTCCACCTGCTCCTGGAGAAGCCGCCCGCCCCCTCGTACGGGGAGTACCGGCGGATGGCCGACGGGGTGGCCGCGGCGGGGATCGCCTGCCAGATCGGCTTCCAGTCCCTCGGCTCGCACGCCGTGCCCCACATCCGGGCCCTCGTGCGCGACGGCCTCATCGGCGAGCCGCTCGGCATCGGCGCCGCCGGAGCCTGGGCCCGCGACGAGGCCTACTACCGGCGCGCCCCCTGGGCCGGGCGCCGCCGCTTCGACGACGGCAGCGACGTCCTCGACGGCGTGCTCACCAACCCCCTCGCCCACGCCGTCGCCACCGCCCTCGCCCTCGACGGGGCGACCGGCGCCGACGACCTCACCGACATCCGCACCGAACTGTTCCGTGCCAACGCCATCGAGGCCGACGACACCTCGTACGTCGAACTCGGCACGCGCCACGGCTCCCGGATCACCGTCGCCGCCACGCTGTGCGCCGAGCGGCCCGACGAGCCGTACGTCGTCGTGCACGGCAGCCGCGGCCGGATCACCTTCTGGTACAAGCAGGACCGCGTCCTCGTGCAGCGCGCCGGACACGGCCCCGAGGAGACCGTCCACGGGCGCACGGACCTCCTGGAGAACCTCCTCGACCACCTCGCCACCGACGGCGCGACACCGCTCCTCGTCACCCCCGCCACGACCGGCGCCTTCATGCGGGTCGTCGAAGCGATTCGACGCGCCCCCGACCCGCTCGCGCTGCCGGCCGAGGCGTGGAGCGCGCTGCCCGGCGACCGGGACGGCACCGTCCGCCGCGTCGTGCACGGCATCGACGGACTCGTCGCCGCCAGCGCCGACACCCTCACCGGCTACACCGGGCTCGGAGCGTTCTGGGCCCGGCAAGGACTGGAGGCCGCATCGTGA